In Rubrivirga marina, the following are encoded in one genomic region:
- a CDS encoding RluA family pseudouridine synthase: protein MNPLYLDNHLLAVSKPPGLLTQADRTGDPDLVSLAKAYLKERFDKPGNVFVGLVHRLDRPASGVMMLARTSKAASRLSDQFRRRVPQKRYLAVVEGDPGDGGAWTERVDAIDKGGGGSVDVVPVGEGQRAALRYRTLARDSARSLVEVELLTGRKHQIRAQLAELGAPILGDFRYGNQTPFADGRGVALHAYRLVVEHPTKREPVTVVAPPPEAWAGLFPDAVAETAGSAEP from the coding sequence GTGAACCCGCTCTACCTCGACAATCACCTCCTCGCCGTCTCGAAGCCGCCCGGCCTCCTCACGCAGGCCGACCGGACCGGCGACCCGGACCTCGTCTCGCTCGCCAAGGCGTACCTCAAGGAGCGGTTCGACAAGCCCGGCAACGTGTTCGTCGGCCTCGTCCACCGCCTCGATCGGCCGGCGAGCGGCGTCATGATGCTCGCGCGGACGTCGAAGGCGGCGTCGCGCCTCAGCGACCAGTTCCGCCGCCGCGTCCCGCAAAAGCGGTACCTCGCCGTGGTCGAGGGGGACCCTGGCGACGGCGGGGCGTGGACCGAGCGGGTCGACGCGATCGACAAGGGCGGCGGGGGGAGCGTCGACGTGGTGCCGGTGGGGGAGGGCCAGCGCGCGGCGCTCCGATACCGAACGCTCGCCCGCGACTCCGCTCGGAGCCTCGTCGAGGTGGAGCTCCTCACCGGCCGGAAGCACCAGATCCGCGCCCAACTGGCGGAGCTGGGCGCTCCGATTCTCGGTGATTTCCGTTATGGCAACCAGACTCCGTTCGCTGACGGCCGCGGTGTCGCGCTCCACGCCTACCGGCTGGTCGTCGAGCACCCGACGAAGCGGGAGCCCGTCACGGTCGTCGCCCCTCCGCCAGAGGCGTGGGCCGGCCTGTTCCCCGACGCCGTGGCCGAGACGGCCGGGTCCGCCGAGCCCTGA
- a CDS encoding Na+/H+ antiporter NhaC family protein, whose protein sequence is MLATVGGAQAQGADAVPGADTASIGNPLEAPVTLQEPPADTAAQTPTAPSLVRDSLATRPAESSAVQVTVPDVVLRGVPFGVTLTGLDTADGALVRAGGRTVPVEVADDGTLSASGLTAPDSGPTTVEVLWRGGAVATATPRTLPGWLSIVPPLLAIAVALVWRRVIPALFLGIWSGAVLVAGVTPGGIVGGLFATIQVYILDALADEGHASIVIFTLMIGGMVGIIQKNGGTQGVVNAIVRWASTPKRGQTATGLLGLTIFFDDYANSLIIGNTMRPVTDRLRISREKLAYIVDSTSAPVASLALVTTWIGFEVGLINEAVAGIPGLTLDGYGIFLESILYRFYPILALFFVFVIAFTDREFGPMYDAEHRARTTGAVLGPGAKVDAAAEDSELFAPPPDKPHRGFNAILPVLVLVFGVIVGLWVTGEGDTIREVIGSADSYKALMWSSLAGVLTAVLLSVGQRILTLDETLDSWYEGLKSMLFAMIILVLAWSLSATTDVLHTGDYLGTALSAALPPGIVPALIFVLAALTAFATGTSWGTMGILMPLVVQLMWGVMDANGLADPEHFYLLYSAVSCVLAGAVWGDHCSPISDTTILSSMASGCDHIEHVRTQLPYALLVGLVAIGLGTIPTGFGFPWWLSLLLGAGVLLAVLWFFGKPIPGHTEEVEVDEA, encoded by the coding sequence GTGCTCGCGACCGTTGGGGGGGCGCAGGCCCAGGGGGCCGACGCGGTGCCTGGGGCGGACACGGCGTCCATCGGCAACCCGCTCGAGGCGCCGGTCACGCTGCAGGAGCCGCCCGCGGACACGGCGGCGCAGACGCCGACCGCGCCGTCGCTCGTGCGCGACAGCCTCGCGACGCGGCCGGCCGAGAGCTCGGCCGTCCAGGTCACGGTCCCGGACGTCGTGCTGCGCGGCGTCCCGTTCGGCGTCACGCTGACGGGGCTCGACACGGCTGACGGCGCGCTCGTGCGGGCCGGCGGGCGGACCGTGCCGGTCGAGGTGGCCGACGACGGGACCCTTTCCGCCTCGGGCCTCACCGCGCCCGACTCGGGCCCGACGACCGTGGAGGTCCTGTGGCGCGGCGGGGCGGTGGCGACGGCCACGCCGCGGACGCTGCCCGGCTGGCTCTCCATCGTCCCGCCGCTCCTCGCGATCGCGGTCGCGCTCGTGTGGCGCCGCGTGATCCCCGCCCTGTTCCTCGGCATCTGGAGCGGCGCCGTCCTCGTCGCGGGCGTCACGCCGGGCGGGATCGTCGGCGGGCTCTTCGCCACGATCCAGGTCTACATCCTGGACGCGCTCGCCGACGAGGGGCACGCCTCGATCGTCATCTTCACGCTCATGATCGGCGGGATGGTGGGGATCATCCAGAAGAACGGCGGGACGCAGGGCGTCGTGAACGCCATCGTCCGCTGGGCGAGCACGCCGAAGCGCGGGCAGACGGCGACGGGCCTCCTCGGGCTCACCATCTTCTTCGACGACTACGCCAACTCGCTCATCATCGGCAACACGATGCGGCCGGTGACCGACCGGCTCCGGATCAGCCGCGAGAAGCTGGCCTACATCGTCGACTCGACGAGCGCGCCGGTCGCCTCGCTCGCCCTCGTGACGACGTGGATCGGGTTCGAGGTCGGGCTCATCAACGAGGCCGTGGCCGGCATCCCGGGGCTCACGCTCGACGGCTACGGCATCTTCCTCGAGTCGATCCTCTACCGGTTCTACCCGATCCTGGCCCTCTTCTTCGTGTTCGTCATCGCGTTCACGGACCGTGAGTTCGGGCCGATGTACGACGCCGAGCACCGCGCGCGGACGACCGGCGCCGTCCTCGGCCCCGGCGCCAAGGTCGACGCGGCCGCGGAAGACAGCGAGCTGTTCGCGCCGCCGCCCGACAAGCCGCACCGCGGGTTCAACGCGATCCTGCCCGTCCTCGTCCTCGTGTTCGGGGTGATCGTCGGGCTGTGGGTCACAGGGGAGGGCGACACAATCCGCGAGGTCATCGGGAGCGCCGACTCGTACAAGGCGCTGATGTGGTCGTCGCTGGCAGGCGTGCTCACGGCCGTGCTCCTGTCGGTCGGGCAGCGGATCCTGACGCTCGACGAGACGCTCGACTCCTGGTACGAAGGGCTCAAGTCGATGCTCTTCGCCATGATCATCCTCGTCCTCGCGTGGTCGCTCTCGGCGACGACCGACGTGCTCCACACGGGCGACTACCTCGGCACGGCGTTGAGCGCGGCGCTGCCGCCCGGCATCGTCCCGGCCCTCATCTTCGTCCTCGCCGCGCTCACGGCGTTCGCGACCGGCACGTCGTGGGGCACCATGGGCATCCTCATGCCGCTCGTGGTCCAGCTAATGTGGGGCGTCATGGACGCCAACGGCCTCGCCGATCCGGAGCACTTCTACCTCCTCTACTCGGCCGTGTCGTGCGTTCTCGCCGGCGCCGTCTGGGGCGACCACTGCTCGCCGATCTCGGACACGACGATTCTGTCGTCGATGGCCTCGGGCTGCGACCACATCGAGCACGTCCGGACCCAGTTGCCGTACGCGCTCCTCGTGGGCCTCGTGGCGATCGGGCTGGGGACGATCCCGACGGGCTTCGGCTTCCCGTGGTGGCTCTCACTCCTGCTCGGGGCGGGCGTCCTGCTGGCGGTCCTCTGGTTCTTCGGCAAGCCCATCCCGGGGCACACTGAGGAGGTCGAGGTAGACGAGGCGTAG
- the upp gene encoding uracil phosphoribosyltransferase, which translates to MLTVVDHPLLKRALTTLRDAATPYGEFRRTLSDVSSILAYEALRDLPVTTCPVQTPLEETEGYLLAREVVVVPVLRAGLGLVDGFVRYVPEARVGHLGMYRDEQSHEPVDYYSNVPPQVRDARVFVVDPMLATGGSAAGAINHLKRRGAKDLVFVCLVAAPEGVARLEDYHPDVPIVAAALDRQLDENAFIRPGLGDAGDRIFGTT; encoded by the coding sequence ATGCTGACCGTCGTCGACCACCCGCTCCTGAAGCGCGCGCTGACCACGCTCCGCGACGCCGCCACGCCCTACGGGGAGTTCCGGCGGACGCTGTCGGATGTCTCGTCGATCCTGGCCTACGAGGCCCTCCGCGACCTGCCCGTCACGACCTGCCCGGTCCAGACGCCGCTCGAGGAGACGGAGGGCTACCTGCTGGCCCGGGAGGTCGTCGTGGTGCCCGTGCTCCGCGCCGGCCTCGGGCTCGTCGACGGGTTCGTCCGCTACGTGCCCGAGGCGCGCGTCGGGCACCTCGGGATGTACCGCGACGAGCAGTCGCACGAGCCGGTCGACTACTACTCGAACGTGCCGCCGCAGGTGCGCGACGCCCGCGTGTTCGTCGTCGACCCGATGCTGGCGACGGGGGGAAGCGCGGCCGGGGCCATCAACCACCTCAAGCGGCGGGGCGCGAAGGACCTCGTGTTCGTCTGCCTCGTGGCGGCGCCGGAGGGCGTCGCGCGGCTCGAGGACTACCATCCGGACGTCCCCATCGTGGCGGCGGCGCTCGACCGCCAGCTCGACGAGAACGCGTTCATCCGGCCCGGCCTCGGGGACGCCGGCGACCGCATCTTCGGGACGACATGA